The DNA segment AGCCCGTCCAGCGCCGCCTCGAACTGCGCCGTGCTCGCCGAGCCGTTCACCCCGTTCGCGAACGCCGTGAAGGTGGCGGTCCTCGCCGGCAGGCCGTCGGCGGTGCGCTGTTTGACCCGTACCAGGGTGGACGGGTTGCCGGGATCGCTCAGCGCCTGCTGCAGATAGGAGAGGCTCGGTACGACGTACACCTCCTGGACGTTGCCGTACCGCAGCGTCACCTTGCGCAGGCTCTCGCGCGGCACCCGGTAGCTGGCGTAGACCTCGGCCGCGGCGGCGGGCTGGGTGGCGAAGGTGAACGTCCGGGCGGCGGCGTCGTACCGGACGGTCTGCGTGCCCGCGGCGCTCTTGACCATCTGATAGCGGTTGACCAGCCCGTTGGAGCGGACGGTCACGGTGCCGACCACCGGGTCCTCACCGGTGGCGGCCGGCGGTTCCACGAGCTTCGCGGCGGACAGCGCGAACGATCCGTTGCCGCGTACCACCGCCTCGTTGTTGACCTGCTCCTGGGCCTCCGCGTCCTCGATGCGCAGTTGCAGCCGGTTGCCCCAGGCCCCGGGGGTGGTCGCCTCCAGGACCATCGCCGGGGCGCTGCTCTCGTCAGCGACGACGAGGGTGGCGGCGACCGCCTTGGCCGGATCGAAGACCCGCCGGCCGTAGACGGTGCCCGCACCGTTATCGAAGATCAATTTCAGGCTGCGTACGAGGGTGAGGTTGTCGTCGGCGTTCCCGTCGTCCCACTCGCCCATCTCACCGAAACGCGCCCGGGCCTCCTCGAAGCCGCTGAGAGTCTGGATCTCCGGGCCGCCCTTCTCGGCGGTACCGACGACGCCCACGTTGCCGGTGGCGATCGGCCCGACGCTCAGCAGCCCTTCCGCGTTCACCTGGATATAGGTCCCCGGAAGGATCGTCTCGGTGATGATCTCGCTCATCTCACATCTCCCAGTTCCGGGCCGGCTGGGGTGGACGGCACGGCGAGCCGCTCGCCGGCCGGGCCGCTCATCGTCACGTCGATCCGGTCGATCCGGCCTTCGGTGACTTCGGCGTCCTCCTCGAACTCAGCCGCGAAGCGGAACTCCAGCGCCTGCCGGTAGACCACCGTCGCGGCCCCGGACGCCGGCTCCCACCGGAACGGCACCGCCGCCGCGAGCCCCGCCGGGGTCAGCCGCAGGAACCCGTTGCGCCGCAGCACCTCCGACGGCGCGCGCAGCTTGGCGAGGGCCCGCCCCACGACCCCGGCGAGCTCGGCCGCGGTGATCGACCACGCCTCGACGGTGAGGACGCCGTTGAACCGGCCGGCCCGCCCCAGCCCCACCCCCCGGACGTCGTCGACCTGCACCGAGACCACCAGCGCCGGCAGATCGCCGCCGGTCGCGGGCTGGCGCGCGCCGACCCGGCTCGCGCTCAGCGCCGGCTCCGGCTGCGCCGCGAGAACCTGTCCCAGTCGTTCGACGATCCGGTTCACGGGTCCGGCACCTCCCTGCCCATGGCCTGCCGGACGGCGCCCGCCAGCCCGCCGCCCGGGTCGCCGGCCAGCATGACGAGCCGCGGCTCCAGCTCACAGACGGCGATCCGCTGCCGGTCCGCGGAGACACACAGGATCCGCACGTCCGGGTATTCCGACAGCAGATGGGTGGCGACACCCGGCACGTCGTCGTCGATCATCAGGAGCACCACCACGTCAGGACGAAGGTCACCGGTCGTCAGGAGGATCTCCATGCTGCGTTCAGCGGCGCCCACGACCTCGACGTCGTCCGCTCCGGCCAGGCCGCGGTCGAACTCGGCCCGCAGCTCAACGGGAACAGCCAGCAGAATTCGTATGCGTCGCACTTCCGAGGGGTCCTCTGTCCCGGCGATAGGAGCCACGCTAGGTTCTCCCCCGGCACGCCGGAATGGACCCTCGGATCCATCAAAGGACCAGCCGGATCCGGTCCTTTCCCCCGCCGGTACCGGATCCGGGGCATGAACACCTGTCCGGAGGTACGCGTACCCGACGCCTACGATCTGGTCAGGAACGTTCCGGAGACCTCGACGACCGGCTGACCACCAGAGGCGGCTGCGCGCTCGGACGGCGGCCACGAGCGCGCGGATCACCGAGCTCACGATCGTCGATCAGCATCTCGCGGTCCGGCTCGCGCCCATCCTCGGCGCCCCGCTCGCTTGCGGAGGTGAGATGGACCGGGACCAGAGCGATGGCGGAAGATCGCAGGCGGGGACGTGCCCGGCCTGCTGGACGGCCGAGTGCGAACAGCAGCAGGGCACCGCCGGCCGGGATCCGCCGGCTCAGTGGTTGCGGGAGCGCGGGGGCCCGCTGGTACGGCGGATTTTGAGCTGGGGAGACACGACGAACTCTTCGGGCTCGGCGCGGCCCGCGATGCGGTCGAGCAGCAGGCGAACCGCCCCGGCGCCGGTGACCTGGCCGGACTGGTCGACCGTGGTGAGCGCGATGCGGTTCATCGTCGAGGTGTAGATGTTGTCGTAGCCGACGACCGACAGGTCTTCCGGCACGCGCAGGCCGCGGTCCTCGGTGGCGCGCAGGACACCGAACGCGGCGATGTCGGCGCCGGCGAAGATGGCCGTCGGCGGTGTGTCGCGGTCCAGGGCCCGCACCGCCGCCTGGTAGCCGCCCTCTTCGGAGTACCAGGTCTCGATGATGTCCGGTTCCAGGCCGCGGTCGAGCATGGCCTTCTCGTAGCCCTGCCTCCTGGCGGTGTGGGACAGCACGAAGGCGCTGTCGGCAAAGGCGGGGGGCATGCTCGTGTGCACGATGTGGCGGTGACCCAGGGAGACGAGATGGTCGACCATGAGCTGGGCGCCGAGACGCTCGTCGTCGACGACGGTGTCGAAGTTCTCCGACGAGCCGTGCAGGGCGATGGTGACCACCGGGACGGTCCGGGCGGTCTTCTCGATCCAGGTGACGTCGATCCACGGTGCGACGAGGACCAGGCCGGCGACCTGCCGGTCGAGCAGGGCCTCGATCCGGTTCTGCTGTGCGGCGGGTGAGGAGCCCGCGGAGACGATGATGTCCTGATAGCGGGTCGGTTCCAGGGCCTCGCTGATGCCGGTGGCGACCTCCGTCATGAACGGTGAGGTCAGCCCGTTGAGGGCGACGCCGATGGTGTCGGAGTGCCCGCGCATGGTGCGGGCGGCGGAGTGCGGCCGGTAGCCGAGTTCCTCGACGGCGGCGGTGACCCGCTCGCGCATCTGCGGGCTGACCCCGTACGCGTCGCGCAGCACCTTCGACACCGCCGACACGGACACGCCGGCGGCCGCCGCGACGTCCTGGATGGTCGTCCGGTCGCTGCCTGGAGTGCGTCGGGCCCGTGGTGTCACATCGGTGAGAGTACCGAAGCCGCCGCGAAGTGCAACGTTGCACATCGGCCGCTTTGATCGTTTCAAATCAGTTACTCAAATATTTCGCCAGGCTCTTGACGCCTTGTGACGCAGATCCCTACAGTGCCGATGTATAACGTTGCACAAACCCTAAGCTGCCTGCTCAGGGCGGCCTTCACCTTTCCCCTCGGTTCGCGCCGGCCCTCCGTGGCGCGCCCCTCGAAGGAGTTGTCAATGCTGCGCAGAACTACGTCAGCCATGGCCGGGTTGGCCGTGACTGCCACCTTGCTCGCCGGCTGCACCGGGGAGACCGCATCGGACGCCGGCTCCGGCGGCAAAGCCGTCAAGGACACCCTCACTCTCGGGATGAACGCCGACATCCCCGGCTGGGACCCGTCCAACCAGCCCGGCTACCAAGGCTGGGCCGGCGAGGCCGTCTGGGACACGCTCATCAAGTGCGACGCCTACGGCAAGGCCGAGGCGGACATC comes from the Actinoplanes sp. OR16 genome and includes:
- a CDS encoding LacI family DNA-binding transcriptional regulator, coding for MTPRARRTPGSDRTTIQDVAAAAGVSVSAVSKVLRDAYGVSPQMRERVTAAVEELGYRPHSAARTMRGHSDTIGVALNGLTSPFMTEVATGISEALEPTRYQDIIVSAGSSPAAQQNRIEALLDRQVAGLVLVAPWIDVTWIEKTARTVPVVTIALHGSSENFDTVVDDERLGAQLMVDHLVSLGHRHIVHTSMPPAFADSAFVLSHTARRQGYEKAMLDRGLEPDIIETWYSEEGGYQAAVRALDRDTPPTAIFAGADIAAFGVLRATEDRGLRVPEDLSVVGYDNIYTSTMNRIALTTVDQSGQVTGAGAVRLLLDRIAGRAEPEEFVVSPQLKIRRTSGPPRSRNH
- a CDS encoding response regulator transcription factor, translated to MRRIRILLAVPVELRAEFDRGLAGADDVEVVGAAERSMEILLTTGDLRPDVVVLLMIDDDVPGVATHLLSEYPDVRILCVSADRQRIAVCELEPRLVMLAGDPGGGLAGAVRQAMGREVPDP
- a CDS encoding phage tail sheath subtilisin-like domain-containing protein, which encodes MSEIITETILPGTYIQVNAEGLLSVGPIATGNVGVVGTAEKGGPEIQTLSGFEEARARFGEMGEWDDGNADDNLTLVRSLKLIFDNGAGTVYGRRVFDPAKAVAATLVVADESSAPAMVLEATTPGAWGNRLQLRIEDAEAQEQVNNEAVVRGNGSFALSAAKLVEPPAATGEDPVVGTVTVRSNGLVNRYQMVKSAAGTQTVRYDAAARTFTFATQPAAAAEVYASYRVPRESLRKVTLRYGNVQEVYVVPSLSYLQQALSDPGNPSTLVRVKQRTADGLPARTATFTAFANGVNGSASTAQFEAALDGLLEQNIQILVVPRPFSEIASRVLAHVERAESLGRERIAVVGADSSAVDRIMANTNDVADKRVVLVAPGLTTRDGETGRTMRLPAYYTAAAVAGKISSLAPHISLTNKTLAGIDGLQAEYNYGDTKALVLNRVLALQRKRGIRVVKGISTDDGAFRQITLRRIVDYVKEGTRQGANQYIGLLNNRRVRENLRTTLDGFLADLVVREYLTGYKLAVFADRPMEIRGEVLVTMDLQPTFCIDVIRVVMNLA